The following proteins are co-located in the Tolypothrix sp. NIES-4075 genome:
- a CDS encoding RNA polymerase sigma factor yields the protein MVSEDLLLYEQLLKTPEYQQRVERIARSQTRNTSSSWEDAVQAAHEKVFQATQAGKFQKGGVNEFYRWAATVAKFQIIDLVRKEKQSICQSLDQNIPGTDVPLSEAIADKFNLFDALERTDLINRIIDAIIELDRHYPERGYVKLWQGYIQGKKQCQIAAELGITQGAISKRWQELRSYLAQMLGING from the coding sequence ATGGTTTCAGAAGATTTATTGTTATATGAGCAACTACTTAAGACTCCAGAGTATCAGCAGAGAGTCGAAAGAATAGCCCGATCGCAAACAAGAAATACCTCAAGTTCCTGGGAAGATGCTGTACAGGCAGCTCATGAAAAAGTATTTCAGGCAACACAAGCTGGAAAATTTCAGAAAGGAGGAGTAAACGAGTTTTACCGTTGGGCAGCTACCGTAGCTAAATTTCAAATCATCGATCTGGTTCGCAAAGAAAAGCAATCTATATGTCAAAGTTTAGATCAAAACATTCCCGGTACAGATGTGCCGCTATCAGAAGCGATCGCTGATAAGTTCAATTTATTTGATGCTTTAGAACGCACGGATCTTATCAACAGAATAATAGATGCCATTATTGAACTAGATAGACACTATCCAGAGCGAGGATATGTCAAACTGTGGCAAGGATACATTCAGGGCAAAAAACAATGCCAGATAGCTGCTGAGTTGGGTATTACTCAGGGAGCAATTTCAAAAAGATGGCAGGAATTACGTTCGTATCTTGCTCAGATGCTAGGAATTAATGGGTAA